Proteins found in one Terribacillus sp. DMT04 genomic segment:
- a CDS encoding phage major capsid protein: MPKIKFVNFEDKKTAFAEAVQNGDQEAQASALSEMIEALSSDVRADIFNQVQSNMQDQSVLQARGTNMITSEEREFFNAVIQEGGFKDKDTLPKTTQERVFQDLVESHPLLQAIGIQNLGAVTEFIYSDPEGAAVWGELFGDIKGQLNATFRKEKITQLKLTAFIPIANDMLQLGPVWVERYVRTMIAEAMSVGLERGYVAGDGQSKPVGLLYQVAENGAVTLKETAGTLTFRPGRTTINELKGVVEKLSIRPVGKDGEEKVRNIAGKVVMVVNPFDSFGIQANSTIQNSAGAYVQSLPFNPTVTTSSFVPKDKVLFFVRDQYIAAIGGAMTVNKFTETMAMEDATLYIAKQFATGKPVDNYAAQVYDLNLAIEEDTAAPTTPEEPAGV, from the coding sequence ATGCCGAAAATTAAATTTGTGAACTTTGAAGATAAAAAAACAGCTTTTGCGGAAGCTGTACAAAACGGTGATCAGGAGGCGCAGGCATCCGCATTAAGCGAAATGATTGAGGCGCTTTCCAGTGATGTTCGCGCTGATATCTTTAATCAGGTGCAAAGCAATATGCAGGATCAATCCGTTTTGCAGGCTCGTGGCACTAACATGATTACTAGCGAAGAAAGAGAATTTTTCAATGCCGTTATCCAAGAAGGTGGATTTAAAGACAAGGACACTCTTCCTAAAACAACGCAGGAACGAGTATTCCAAGACCTTGTTGAATCTCATCCGTTGCTGCAAGCTATTGGTATTCAAAACCTTGGTGCAGTAACAGAGTTTATCTATTCTGATCCGGAAGGCGCAGCAGTCTGGGGAGAATTGTTCGGAGATATCAAAGGGCAGCTTAATGCTACGTTCCGTAAAGAAAAAATTACGCAGCTTAAATTAACTGCGTTCATTCCTATTGCGAACGACATGCTGCAGCTTGGACCAGTGTGGGTTGAGCGTTATGTTCGTACAATGATTGCCGAAGCAATGTCTGTTGGTCTTGAGCGCGGCTATGTAGCTGGTGATGGTCAGTCCAAACCGGTCGGCCTCTTGTATCAAGTAGCAGAAAACGGGGCAGTGACGCTTAAAGAGACAGCCGGAACACTTACATTCCGTCCTGGTCGCACAACAATAAATGAATTGAAAGGCGTAGTAGAAAAATTGTCTATTCGACCAGTTGGTAAAGATGGAGAAGAAAAAGTGCGTAATATTGCGGGCAAGGTTGTCATGGTTGTTAACCCATTTGATAGTTTTGGAATTCAAGCGAATTCCACTATCCAAAACTCTGCCGGTGCTTATGTACAAAGCTTGCCATTTAATCCAACTGTTACAACATCATCATTCGTTCCAAAAGATAAAGTGCTGTTCTTTGTCCGTGATCAGTACATCGCTGCAATTGGTGGGGCTATGACAGTAAATAAGTTCACTGAAACAATGGCCATGGAGGATGCGACATTGTATATCGCTAAGCAGTTTGCTACAGGTAAACCAGTAGATAACTACGCTGCACAGGTCTATGACTTGAATCTAGCAATTGAAGAAGATACAGCTGCACCAACTACACCAGAGGAGCCAGCCGGCGTCTAA
- a CDS encoding head maturation protease, ClpP-related, whose product MSKELKEQLINMMTKKSDVRFEANTDSKEARLYIYGPISSWSWSGTSAKSMQQQLTNTKADVIHVHINSPGGSAFDGVAIGTLLKNHKAKIVVHVDGFAASAASVIAMAGDEIIMPENTMLMIHRASTIEWGNAAAFEKTARDLRKIDTALAASYKKRFIGEDGELEQLLDDETWLTAEEAVAFGLADTVSDEIEIPELEDEADNPEEQPDEYENSKEKLLAKYGMAAQTNKNKPKETNAEPAEEISVQNVASLFLKLKL is encoded by the coding sequence ATGAGTAAAGAGCTCAAGGAACAGCTCATTAATATGATGACAAAAAAATCTGATGTTCGATTTGAAGCAAATACCGACAGCAAGGAAGCTCGTTTATATATTTATGGTCCAATAAGCAGCTGGTCATGGAGCGGTACAAGCGCAAAAAGCATGCAGCAGCAGCTCACCAATACTAAGGCCGATGTCATTCATGTGCATATCAATTCACCGGGTGGTTCGGCTTTCGATGGTGTGGCGATTGGAACGCTTCTAAAAAATCACAAAGCGAAAATTGTCGTACATGTTGATGGCTTCGCGGCATCTGCAGCATCTGTAATTGCAATGGCAGGCGATGAAATCATTATGCCTGAGAACACAATGCTAATGATTCATAGAGCATCAACAATTGAATGGGGAAATGCAGCAGCATTCGAGAAGACTGCGAGAGACCTACGTAAGATTGACACAGCATTAGCAGCTTCCTATAAGAAACGTTTCATCGGAGAAGATGGTGAACTGGAGCAGCTGCTGGATGACGAAACTTGGCTGACTGCTGAGGAGGCTGTGGCTTTTGGTTTAGCTGATACAGTCAGTGATGAAATCGAAATTCCAGAGCTCGAAGATGAAGCAGATAATCCGGAAGAACAACCAGATGAATATGAGAACAGCAAGGAAAAGCTACTCGCAAAATATGGAATGGCAGCACAAACAAATAAAAATAAACCCAAGGAGACTAACGCTGAACCTGCGGAAGAAATTTCTGTGCAGAACGTGGCTAGTCTCTTTTTGAAATTGAAATTATAG
- a CDS encoding phage portal protein has protein sequence MGFLDLGRIFKRNEEVDVMLDLDLFEEKSNKAHLKRVAIETCIGLISRTISQSEFRVRKDKKTIKDEMYYKLNLRPNKNMTASYFWQKVVRKLIYENECLIVQSDSGDLLIADTFAKNEYAVMEDVFKNVIVKDYEFKRSFLMSEVIYIQYSNEKLSKLIDELFYDYGDLFGRLLEFQMRKNQIRATIDTAGVSGTAEQILKKVQNFIDRVYGGVRDKAVALIPQQKGFDYKEHQKDNAVGPSVDEINKITDGFMSQLAAALGIPVVMLKGDTKDLEKPTRNYMVFCIKPLAKNVSDALNYTVIDRRAFLRGEHLEIRTPTYSNIFDLANSIDKLIASGGWNRNELRDKVGDEMVDDPKMDEYVMTKNYESIDKIGTSSEGGEEEDE, from the coding sequence GTGGGATTTTTAGACCTTGGTCGAATTTTTAAAAGAAATGAAGAAGTAGATGTGATGCTTGATCTTGATCTTTTCGAAGAGAAGTCTAATAAGGCACATCTGAAAAGAGTTGCTATTGAAACCTGTATAGGTTTAATCAGTAGGACCATTAGCCAATCAGAATTCCGAGTCCGGAAAGATAAAAAAACAATAAAAGATGAAATGTATTACAAGCTGAACCTTCGACCAAATAAGAACATGACAGCCTCATACTTTTGGCAAAAGGTTGTTCGAAAGCTGATATACGAAAATGAATGCTTGATTGTTCAAAGCGATTCAGGCGATTTACTCATTGCAGATACTTTCGCTAAGAATGAATATGCGGTGATGGAGGATGTATTTAAGAACGTCATCGTAAAAGATTATGAGTTCAAGCGCAGCTTCCTGATGAGCGAGGTCATCTATATACAATACTCAAATGAAAAGCTCTCGAAATTAATCGATGAGCTTTTTTACGATTACGGAGACTTGTTCGGTCGGCTACTGGAATTTCAAATGAGAAAGAACCAGATTCGAGCCACCATCGATACAGCTGGTGTGTCGGGTACTGCCGAACAGATATTGAAAAAAGTACAGAATTTCATTGATCGTGTCTACGGGGGCGTTCGGGATAAGGCTGTTGCCTTGATACCTCAGCAAAAAGGTTTTGATTACAAAGAGCACCAGAAAGATAATGCAGTCGGCCCAAGTGTAGACGAGATTAATAAGATTACGGATGGCTTTATGTCGCAATTGGCAGCGGCTCTAGGCATTCCAGTAGTCATGCTGAAAGGTGACACAAAAGATTTGGAGAAACCTACGCGGAATTACATGGTTTTCTGCATAAAACCACTAGCGAAAAACGTTAGTGATGCGCTTAATTATACCGTCATTGATCGTCGTGCATTCCTTCGCGGTGAACATTTGGAGATACGCACGCCGACGTACAGTAATATCTTTGATTTGGCCAACAGTATAGACAAGCTTATCGCTTCTGGCGGATGGAATCGAAATGAGTTGCGCGACAAGGTGGGTGATGAAATGGTGGATGATCCAAAGATGGACGAGTATGTAATGACGAAGAACTATGAGTCCATTGATAAAATCGGCACATCAAGTGAAGGAGGTGAGGAAGAAGATGAGTAA
- a CDS encoding phage gp6-like head-tail connector protein, translated as MSNVTEELLQEFKDRLHISHKSEDSHLKRLLSFSYADISDKCGSFSLETANPGKELVLERSRYAYNDALEYFNDNFLSQINSFALSNLPDEEAVDETEQV; from the coding sequence ATGTCTAATGTCACAGAAGAATTGCTGCAGGAATTTAAAGATCGCCTTCATATATCTCATAAAAGCGAGGACAGTCACCTTAAAAGGTTGCTGTCCTTTTCTTATGCGGATATTTCAGATAAGTGCGGTTCATTCAGCTTAGAGACAGCAAATCCCGGCAAAGAGCTAGTGCTCGAGCGTTCAAGGTACGCGTATAACGATGCGCTTGAATATTTCAATGACAATTTCTTGTCACAGATTAATAGCTTTGCTCTGAGCAACCTTCCGGACGAGGAGGCAGTCGATGAGACCGAACAAGTATAA
- a CDS encoding terminase TerL endonuclease subunit has product MIQNKYVTEYIKLWKTGKIELNKERIMLIAYLERHILTRDDLYFDETMLENFIKFAERWYFPLEPFQKFFSAFAFLLYKEDDANFYEQFLLLMGRGAGKNGLISALAHFFISPLHGIPKYNVSIVANNEKQAKTSFKEIYDTIGSREVLEDMFYRTKVMIMGYDTKSELQFHTSNAGTKDGLRDGCVIYDEIHSYATFDTVNVFSSGLGKVRNSREFFIGSDGYVRDGFLDKTIQRAMDILEGKELDDPLFPFICRIDNVDEMHDPDKWGKANPMFEYEMSAYAKGLLRKVKTQYRQLKTNPSSRMEFITKRMNFPEVDLEKSVATWEEIEATNRPMPDLQHRACIGGLDYGRIKDFAAVGLLFYVDGDYVWKTHSFARKGFLDSVELQAPIRDWEDLGLLTVVDGPVIDIEHIVNWFVEMRESHGLSRIVADTFRLDLVKSALEAEGFEIIYIRNPRAIHSLLAPRVETAFAKHNIVFGDNPLMRWYTNNVLVKTKADGNKEYLKKDEYRRKTDGFQAFIHALWQADEVIEDDQEFFLDELVF; this is encoded by the coding sequence ATGATACAGAACAAATATGTCACGGAGTACATTAAACTCTGGAAGACGGGCAAGATTGAGCTAAATAAAGAGCGCATAATGCTCATTGCTTATCTGGAGAGACACATCCTCACCCGGGATGACTTGTACTTTGACGAAACCATGCTTGAAAACTTCATAAAGTTTGCTGAACGATGGTACTTTCCACTAGAACCATTTCAGAAATTCTTTTCGGCGTTTGCCTTTCTTTTATACAAGGAAGATGACGCCAATTTTTATGAGCAATTTTTGTTACTCATGGGTAGGGGCGCTGGGAAGAACGGTCTCATCTCCGCCCTGGCACACTTCTTTATTAGCCCGCTGCACGGCATACCGAAATATAACGTGTCTATTGTGGCCAATAATGAGAAGCAGGCCAAGACATCATTTAAGGAAATCTATGACACTATCGGGTCCAGAGAAGTTTTGGAAGATATGTTCTACCGCACCAAAGTCATGATAATGGGATACGACACAAAAAGCGAGTTGCAATTCCATACATCGAACGCTGGTACAAAGGATGGTCTGCGTGATGGCTGCGTTATTTATGATGAGATTCATTCCTATGCCACTTTCGATACTGTAAACGTATTTTCTTCTGGACTCGGGAAGGTACGCAATTCAAGAGAGTTCTTCATCGGCTCAGATGGATATGTCCGTGATGGTTTTTTGGATAAAACAATCCAAAGAGCCATGGACATTCTTGAAGGCAAAGAGTTGGACGATCCGCTATTCCCGTTCATCTGCAGAATCGATAATGTCGATGAAATGCACGACCCGGACAAGTGGGGCAAGGCAAATCCTATGTTCGAGTACGAAATGTCGGCATATGCGAAAGGCTTGCTCAGAAAAGTTAAGACCCAGTATCGCCAGTTGAAAACGAACCCTTCCAGCCGCATGGAATTTATCACGAAGCGAATGAACTTTCCGGAAGTGGACCTTGAGAAGTCAGTTGCCACGTGGGAAGAAATCGAAGCCACTAATAGACCAATGCCTGACCTGCAGCACCGAGCTTGTATTGGCGGCTTAGACTATGGCCGCATAAAGGATTTTGCTGCTGTCGGCTTGCTGTTCTACGTTGATGGCGACTACGTCTGGAAGACACACTCGTTTGCTCGAAAAGGTTTCCTGGATTCAGTCGAGCTGCAGGCGCCGATTCGAGATTGGGAAGATCTTGGACTGCTTACCGTTGTAGATGGACCAGTAATTGATATAGAGCATATCGTTAACTGGTTTGTTGAGATGCGTGAAAGCCACGGCTTATCAAGAATAGTAGCAGATACCTTCAGGCTTGATTTGGTGAAATCGGCGCTGGAGGCAGAAGGATTCGAAATTATTTATATCCGGAACCCTCGCGCAATACATTCGCTGCTTGCACCCCGGGTGGAAACAGCATTTGCTAAACATAACATTGTATTTGGTGATAACCCGCTCATGCGCTGGTACACGAATAATGTGCTTGTAAAAACCAAAGCTGATGGAAACAAAGAATATCTGAAGAAGGACGAATACCGGCGAAAGACGGACGGGTTTCAGGCGTTCATACACGCCTTGTGGCAGGCTGATGAAGTAATCGAAGATGATCAAGAGTTTTTCTTAGATGAATTAGTATTTTAA
- a CDS encoding HNH endonuclease gives MATEYKTKQQKQRFYKSGPWRKLRLVALERDNHECQQCKRKGKFSKGQNVHHLKEIYHHPKLALELDNLETLCIDCHNKEHKRTFNNIGTKKDRKEWNDERW, from the coding sequence ATGGCGACTGAGTACAAGACAAAGCAGCAGAAGCAAAGGTTCTACAAGTCAGGACCATGGCGAAAGTTAAGGCTCGTTGCATTAGAGCGTGACAACCATGAATGTCAACAGTGCAAGCGCAAGGGTAAGTTCAGCAAGGGACAGAACGTTCACCATCTTAAAGAGATCTATCATCATCCTAAGCTGGCGCTTGAGTTGGATAACCTTGAGACATTGTGCATCGATTGCCACAACAAGGAACACAAGAGGACGTTCAATAACATTGGCACGAAGAAGGATAGGAAGGAGTGGAATGATGAGCGATGGTAA